A part of Marinomonas rhizomae genomic DNA contains:
- a CDS encoding DCC1-like thiol-disulfide oxidoreductase family protein, whose amino-acid sequence MTDKQILLIYDKECPACHFYCQIVRIRQSVGELVLIDARENPEVLQEITAEGLDIDQGMVLKMDGLLYYGADAIHLLALLSSRSGLFNRLNYWLFSSKKISDILYPILRSCRNVLLKLLGKTKINNLKQGGNERF is encoded by the coding sequence ATGACAGATAAACAGATACTGCTCATCTATGACAAAGAATGTCCTGCTTGTCATTTTTATTGCCAGATCGTTCGTATACGCCAAAGTGTCGGTGAACTAGTACTCATTGATGCGAGAGAGAACCCTGAAGTGTTGCAAGAAATCACTGCTGAGGGTTTGGACATAGATCAAGGTATGGTATTGAAGATGGATGGACTGCTTTACTACGGCGCGGATGCTATTCATCTTTTAGCTTTGCTTAGCAGTCGCTCTGGCTTGTTTAACCGCTTGAACTATTGGTTGTTTAGCTCCAAAAAAATCTCGGATATTTTGTACCCAATATTACGATCTTGTCGTAACGTGTTATTGAAACTCTTAGGTAAAACCAAGATTAATAACTTAAAACAGGGTGGTAACGAACGATTTTAG
- the yqfB gene encoding N(4)-acetylcytidine aminohydrolase: protein MTPTTMTFFERFEADILSGKKTITLRDGAERYYVPNSVVTVSTFEEGREFCRLKIVSVEPVLFDALSDYHAEQENMTLAELREVIQDIYPGIQQLYLISYQLIDA from the coding sequence ATGACACCAACCACCATGACGTTCTTTGAGCGCTTTGAGGCCGATATTCTATCTGGCAAAAAGACCATTACCTTGCGTGATGGTGCTGAAAGGTACTATGTGCCTAACTCAGTGGTGACTGTGTCTACTTTCGAAGAGGGTCGTGAGTTTTGTCGTTTAAAAATAGTGTCTGTCGAGCCTGTCTTGTTTGATGCTTTATCGGATTATCATGCCGAGCAAGAAAACATGACGCTGGCTGAATTAAGGGAAGTGATTCAAGATATTTATCCAGGGATCCAACAGCTGTATTTGATCTCTTATCAGTTGATTGATGCATGA
- the tcdA gene encoding tRNA cyclic N6-threonylcarbamoyladenosine(37) synthase TcdA encodes MTNDQRFGGIRRLYGDAAYAFFTQAHVCVIGIGGVGSWAAEALARSGIGYITLIDMDDVCITNTNRQIHALDGNIGQSKVEVMAERIKLINPDCQVNCIEDFITPENITELLSEPFDYIIDCIDSIKPKAALMAWSKSNKRKVITVGGAGGQMDPTKILIGDLAKTEKDPLAAKLRNFLRRYYNFTRNPKRRFDIECVYSTEQLSYPQGDGTVSHQRLKGDTETKMNCDTGFGASTAVTASFAFVAVSRVLEKLAQKAN; translated from the coding sequence GTGACAAACGATCAACGATTTGGTGGTATACGCCGTTTATATGGCGATGCCGCGTATGCGTTTTTTACTCAAGCACACGTCTGCGTCATCGGCATTGGCGGCGTTGGCTCTTGGGCGGCAGAAGCCTTGGCACGTTCCGGTATTGGTTACATTACATTGATCGATATGGACGACGTTTGTATTACTAATACGAACCGCCAAATTCACGCTCTAGATGGCAATATTGGTCAATCGAAGGTCGAAGTCATGGCGGAACGAATCAAGTTGATTAATCCAGACTGCCAAGTTAATTGTATTGAAGACTTTATTACCCCCGAGAACATCACTGAGCTGCTTTCTGAGCCGTTTGATTACATTATTGATTGCATTGACAGCATTAAACCAAAAGCCGCTCTCATGGCTTGGAGTAAGAGCAACAAGCGTAAGGTCATCACTGTTGGTGGTGCGGGCGGTCAAATGGATCCAACCAAGATTTTAATCGGTGATCTCGCTAAAACCGAAAAAGATCCGCTCGCAGCTAAATTACGCAACTTTCTGCGACGTTATTACAACTTCACCCGTAACCCAAAGCGTCGCTTTGATATCGAGTGCGTGTATTCCACCGAGCAATTGAGCTACCCACAAGGCGACGGTACGGTTTCTCATCAGCGCTTAAAAGGCGATACAGAAACCAAAATGAACTGTGATACTGGCTTTGGTGCCAGTACCGCAGTGACGGCTTCTTTTGCGTTTGTGGCCGTGTCGAGAGTATTAGAAAAACTGGCACAGAAGGCGAACTAA
- a CDS encoding TrmB family transcriptional regulator yields MIQQAFEMLGLTPRETQLYQTLLKLGPSSIRDIAEHSGINRGTAYESLKQLQSKGVVSYFPKGKRRLFTAENPDILLNLAEEKRNRLDKTIENLKNTIIPNLHQQQPDYHQTHVRYYEGDDGIEWVLRDILNVVSQQDHKEYCVFSSKPIRPFLYRPFPNYTKQRVKLGINVKVIALGDGGEEAQLSERKWIKTEGSVDASYIAIYPPKCAIISLASNNFPSAVVLESKDIAKAQQIIFDTLWKML; encoded by the coding sequence ATGATTCAACAAGCTTTTGAAATGCTTGGTTTGACACCAAGAGAAACGCAACTTTACCAAACCCTATTAAAACTAGGACCTTCTTCGATCAGAGACATTGCCGAACACAGCGGCATCAATCGAGGAACGGCCTACGAGTCGCTAAAACAACTACAAAGCAAAGGTGTGGTCAGCTATTTTCCCAAAGGCAAACGTCGGCTATTTACCGCTGAAAATCCAGATATCCTGTTGAATCTAGCGGAAGAAAAACGCAACCGCTTAGACAAAACCATAGAAAACCTAAAAAACACCATCATTCCAAATTTGCACCAGCAACAACCAGATTATCATCAAACCCATGTACGTTATTACGAAGGTGATGATGGCATAGAGTGGGTTTTACGCGATATTTTAAACGTGGTGTCACAACAAGACCACAAAGAATATTGTGTGTTTTCTTCTAAACCGATTCGTCCTTTTTTGTATCGCCCGTTTCCCAACTACACAAAACAGCGGGTGAAGCTTGGTATTAACGTAAAAGTTATTGCTTTAGGGGATGGTGGTGAAGAAGCACAGTTGTCGGAACGAAAGTGGATTAAAACGGAAGGTTCAGTCGACGCCAGCTATATCGCTATCTATCCGCCAAAGTGTGCGATTATTTCTTTGGCGAGTAATAACTTCCCTTCTGCCGTGGTGTTGGAATCAAAAGACATCGCCAAGGCACAACAGATCATCTTTGACACCCTGTGGAAGATGCTCTAA
- a CDS encoding F0F1 ATP synthase subunit epsilon has translation MAITVHCDIVSAEQEIFSGSVQFLVASGYNGDLGIMPGHAALLTTLEAGPVRVVKENGDEEVIFVSGGFLEVQPHRVTVLANTATRARDLDEEAAVKAKEHAKELIANQQADVDYSRATAELAEAVARLRTIQQFRDHK, from the coding sequence ATGGCTATCACAGTACACTGCGATATCGTAAGCGCTGAACAAGAGATTTTTTCCGGCTCGGTCCAATTTCTTGTGGCTTCAGGATATAATGGTGACTTAGGTATTATGCCTGGTCACGCTGCATTATTGACGACTTTAGAAGCTGGTCCTGTTCGTGTGGTTAAAGAAAATGGTGACGAAGAGGTAATCTTCGTGTCCGGTGGCTTCTTAGAAGTTCAACCGCACCGTGTCACCGTCTTGGCTAACACAGCCACTCGTGCAAGAGATCTGGACGAAGAGGCGGCAGTAAAAGCGAAAGAGCATGCAAAAGAGCTCATAGCTAATCAGCAAGCTGATGTCGACTATTCTCGTGCAACTGCGGAATTAGCAGAAGCTGTTGCGCGTTTGCGTACGATTCAGCAGTTCCGCGATCACAAATAA
- the atpD gene encoding F0F1 ATP synthase subunit beta, with translation MSSGQIVQIIGAVMDVEFPRDSVPKVYDALTIEGKELVLEVQQQLGDGIVRTIAMGSTDGMKRGLVVENTNKPVSVPVGIKTLGRIMDVLGNPIDEKGPIGEEERWSIHRSAPSYAEQSSSNELLETGIKVIDLVCPFAKGGKVGLFGGAGVGKTVNMMELIRNIAIEHSGYSVFAGVGERTREGNDFYHEMTDSNVIDKVSLVYGQMNEPPGNRLRVALTGLTMAEKFRDEGRDVLFFVDNIYRYTLAGTEVSALLGRMPSAVGYQPTLAEEMGVLQERITSTKTGSITSVQAVYVPADDLTDPSPATTFSHLDATVVLSRDIASLGIYPAIDPLDSTSRQLDPLVIGQEHYDVARGVQMVLQRYKELKDIIAILGMDELSEEDKQTVNRSRKIQRFLSQPFFVAEVFTGAPGKYVSLKDTIRGFKGILDGEFDDLPEQAFYMIGSIDEAVEKAKKL, from the coding sequence ATGAGTAGCGGACAAATCGTACAGATTATCGGTGCTGTTATGGACGTGGAATTCCCACGTGATAGCGTGCCAAAAGTATATGATGCCCTGACCATTGAGGGTAAAGAGTTGGTGTTGGAAGTTCAACAGCAACTAGGCGACGGTATTGTTCGTACCATCGCAATGGGTTCTACTGACGGTATGAAGCGTGGTTTGGTTGTTGAAAACACAAACAAGCCAGTTTCTGTACCAGTTGGTATCAAAACACTAGGACGTATTATGGACGTTCTAGGTAATCCGATTGACGAAAAAGGCCCAATCGGCGAAGAAGAGCGTTGGTCAATTCACCGTTCAGCTCCTTCTTATGCTGAGCAGTCTTCTAGCAACGAATTGCTAGAAACGGGTATCAAGGTTATCGACCTTGTTTGTCCTTTCGCGAAAGGTGGTAAAGTTGGTCTGTTTGGTGGTGCCGGTGTAGGTAAAACCGTAAACATGATGGAGCTTATCCGTAACATCGCCATCGAGCACAGCGGTTACTCTGTATTCGCAGGTGTTGGTGAGCGTACTCGTGAAGGTAACGACTTCTACCATGAGATGACTGACTCGAACGTAATCGACAAAGTATCTCTAGTATACGGCCAAATGAACGAGCCACCAGGTAACCGTCTTCGTGTTGCTTTGACTGGTTTGACAATGGCTGAGAAGTTCCGTGACGAAGGTCGTGACGTACTTTTCTTCGTAGATAACATCTACCGTTACACGCTTGCGGGTACAGAAGTATCGGCATTGCTAGGTCGTATGCCATCTGCAGTAGGTTACCAGCCTACACTTGCTGAAGAGATGGGTGTTCTTCAAGAACGTATCACCTCTACTAAGACTGGTTCTATCACGTCTGTTCAAGCGGTATACGTACCTGCGGATGACTTGACAGATCCATCTCCAGCAACAACCTTCTCTCACTTGGACGCAACGGTTGTATTGTCTCGTGACATCGCATCTTTGGGTATCTACCCAGCGATCGATCCTCTTGACTCTACTTCACGTCAGCTTGACCCACTAGTTATCGGTCAAGAGCATTACGACGTAGCTCGTGGTGTACAGATGGTATTGCAGCGTTACAAAGAATTGAAAGACATTATCGCAATCTTGGGTATGGACGAGTTATCTGAAGAAGATAAGCAAACGGTTAACCGTTCTCGTAAAATCCAGCGTTTCTTGTCTCAGCCTTTCTTCGTAGCTGAAGTATTTACAGGCGCACCTGGTAAGTATGTTTCTTTGAAAGACACTATTCGTGGCTTCAAAGGCATCTTGGATGGTGAGTTTGATGATCTTCCTGAGCAAGCGTTCTACATGATTGGTAGCATCGACGAAGCCGTCGAGAAAGCTAAGAAACTTTAA
- the atpG gene encoding F0F1 ATP synthase subunit gamma, with the protein MAVGKEIRTQISSINNTRKITRAMEKVAASKTRKAQDRMAASRPYAERIRQVVGHLANANPEYKHRYLTEREAKRVGYIVVSSDRGLCGGLNVNVFKKAIKDMKQFADSGVEIDICAIGSKAVSFFRNYGGNVAAAFTGLGDAPKADDLVGSVKVMLDAFDEGRIDRLYVVSNEFVNTMTQNPTVEQLLPLKAEENTELQHHWDYIYEPEPVEILDGLLVRYIESQVYQSVVENIACEQAARMLAMKNATDNAGDIIDELQLVYNKARQAAITQEISEIVSGAAAV; encoded by the coding sequence ATGGCAGTCGGAAAAGAGATACGTACTCAGATTTCGAGCATTAACAATACGCGTAAAATTACTCGTGCTATGGAAAAAGTAGCAGCAAGTAAGACGCGTAAAGCTCAGGATCGTATGGCCGCTTCTCGTCCGTATGCGGAACGAATTCGCCAAGTAGTTGGTCATTTGGCCAACGCGAATCCTGAGTATAAACACCGTTACCTTACCGAGCGTGAGGCGAAGCGTGTTGGTTATATCGTAGTCTCTTCTGACCGTGGTTTATGTGGTGGTTTGAACGTTAACGTGTTCAAAAAAGCCATTAAAGATATGAAACAGTTTGCTGATTCTGGTGTTGAAATCGACATCTGTGCAATTGGTAGTAAAGCCGTTTCATTCTTTCGTAACTACGGCGGAAATGTAGCAGCAGCCTTCACCGGTTTAGGTGATGCACCTAAAGCTGACGACTTGGTTGGCAGTGTTAAGGTGATGCTAGACGCATTTGATGAAGGTCGTATTGATCGTCTTTATGTGGTTTCAAATGAGTTCGTGAATACCATGACTCAAAACCCGACGGTTGAACAACTTTTGCCATTAAAAGCGGAAGAGAATACAGAGTTACAGCACCACTGGGATTACATCTACGAACCAGAGCCTGTTGAAATTTTAGACGGATTATTGGTTCGCTATATTGAATCTCAAGTATATCAGTCAGTGGTTGAGAATATTGCGTGTGAACAAGCAGCTCGTATGCTTGCGATGAAAAACGCAACGGACAACGCCGGCGATATCATTGATGAATTGCAGTTGGTGTACAACAAGGCTCGTCAAGCAGCGATTACTCAGGAAATTTCTGAGATAGTCAGCGGCGCGGCAGCGGTTTAA
- the atpA gene encoding F0F1 ATP synthase subunit alpha: MQQLNPSEISEIIKKRIENLDVSSDAQNEGTIVSVADGIVLIHGLADVMYGEMIEFPGGVYGIALNLERDSVGAVVLGKYQDLVEGQKVKCTGRILEVPIGPELLGRVVDALGNPIDGKGAIDAKLTDKVEKVAPGVIERQSVDQPIQTGYKAIDAMVPIGRGQRELIIGDRQIGKTALAIDTIIAQKNSGIKCVYVAIGQKQSTIANVVRKLEEAGAMEYTTVVAAGASDPAAMLYMAPYTGCTMGEYFRDRGEDALIIYDDLTKQAWAYRQISLLLRRPPGREAYPGDVFYLHSRLLERASRVNVEYVEKFTNGEVKGKTGSLTALPIIETQGGDVSAFVPTNVISITDGQIFLETSSFNAGIRPAMNAGISVSRVGGAAQTKIVKKLGGGIRLALAQYRELAAFAQFASDLDEATRKQLEHGKQVTELMKQKQFSPMSVADMGVVLYAANDGFLEDVETSKIGSFETALLGFMNSEHTDLMADINKTGNFNGEIEATFKAAIEKFKATQTW, from the coding sequence ATGCAGCAACTGAATCCATCTGAGATCAGCGAGATTATCAAGAAGCGCATCGAGAACCTCGATGTATCTTCTGATGCCCAAAATGAGGGCACAATTGTCAGCGTGGCAGACGGTATCGTTCTGATCCACGGTCTGGCAGACGTTATGTACGGGGAAATGATTGAATTCCCTGGTGGTGTTTATGGTATTGCTTTGAACCTAGAGCGTGACTCTGTCGGTGCAGTAGTACTTGGTAAATACCAAGATCTTGTAGAAGGTCAAAAAGTAAAATGTACAGGTCGTATATTGGAAGTTCCAATTGGTCCTGAATTGCTTGGTCGTGTTGTTGACGCATTGGGTAACCCAATCGACGGCAAAGGCGCAATCGATGCAAAATTAACGGATAAAGTTGAGAAAGTGGCACCAGGCGTTATCGAACGTCAGTCCGTTGATCAGCCTATCCAAACAGGTTACAAAGCCATTGACGCCATGGTGCCAATTGGCCGTGGTCAACGTGAGTTGATCATCGGTGACCGTCAGATTGGTAAGACTGCTTTAGCAATCGACACCATTATTGCTCAGAAAAACTCTGGCATTAAATGTGTGTACGTAGCGATCGGTCAGAAACAATCTACTATTGCTAACGTAGTGCGTAAGCTTGAAGAAGCTGGCGCAATGGAATACACCACAGTAGTAGCGGCTGGCGCATCTGATCCAGCAGCAATGCTATACATGGCGCCATACACTGGCTGTACCATGGGTGAATACTTCCGTGACCGTGGTGAAGACGCATTGATCATTTATGATGATTTGACTAAACAAGCTTGGGCTTACCGTCAGATCTCTTTGCTTCTTCGTCGTCCACCAGGTCGTGAAGCCTACCCAGGTGATGTATTCTACCTTCACTCTCGTCTTCTTGAGCGTGCTTCTCGTGTAAACGTTGAGTACGTAGAGAAATTCACCAATGGTGAAGTGAAAGGCAAAACTGGTTCTTTGACAGCATTGCCAATCATCGAGACTCAAGGTGGTGACGTATCTGCTTTCGTACCAACCAACGTTATCTCCATCACAGATGGTCAGATATTCTTGGAAACGAGCTCGTTTAACGCAGGTATCCGTCCAGCGATGAACGCTGGTATTTCGGTATCTCGTGTTGGTGGTGCAGCACAAACTAAGATCGTCAAGAAACTTGGCGGTGGTATTCGTCTTGCATTGGCTCAGTATCGTGAATTGGCGGCTTTCGCTCAGTTTGCATCTGACCTAGACGAAGCGACTCGTAAGCAGCTAGAGCACGGTAAACAGGTTACTGAACTGATGAAACAGAAGCAGTTCTCTCCTATGTCTGTAGCTGATATGGGCGTAGTTCTTTACGCTGCTAATGATGGCTTCCTTGAAGATGTTGAAACAAGCAAAATTGGTAGTTTTGAAACTGCTTTGTTGGGCTTCATGAACAGTGAACACACTGATCTAATGGCTGACATTAACAAAACTGGTAATTTTAACGGCGAGATTGAAGCGACATTTAAAGCGGCAATCGAGAAGTTTAAAGCGACGCAAACTTGGTAA
- a CDS encoding F0F1 ATP synthase subunit delta, with amino-acid sequence MAELKTVARPYAKAVFEVAREQGHITEWADMLSILAAVTVEPKLKKALKNSAFSAEEKANALADVCAEIATEQGKAFLLTLAVNKRLALLPMICELFLQFKLNFEKAVNVEFTSAFELTAEQTQALAASLAKKLDRTVNLTSEIDASLLGGVVIRTGDLIIDGSVRGKLAKLAEAINS; translated from the coding sequence ATGGCTGAATTAAAAACAGTCGCGCGACCGTACGCGAAAGCGGTTTTTGAAGTTGCTAGAGAGCAAGGTCATATTACTGAGTGGGCTGATATGTTAAGCATATTGGCTGCTGTAACAGTAGAACCTAAGCTTAAAAAAGCGCTTAAAAATTCGGCTTTTAGTGCGGAAGAGAAGGCAAACGCTCTAGCGGACGTTTGTGCAGAAATAGCTACAGAGCAAGGCAAAGCATTTTTGCTAACTCTTGCAGTGAATAAGCGTTTAGCGCTTCTTCCTATGATTTGTGAGCTATTTTTACAGTTCAAACTGAATTTCGAAAAAGCCGTAAATGTTGAATTTACGTCTGCATTTGAATTAACAGCAGAACAAACACAAGCATTAGCCGCTTCATTGGCGAAAAAGTTGGACCGTACTGTCAACTTAACCAGTGAAATAGACGCAAGCCTACTTGGTGGCGTGGTTATTCGTACAGGTGACTTAATCATCGACGGTTCAGTTCGCGGTAAACTAGCGAAACTGGCCGAGGCGATAAACTCCTAG
- a CDS encoding F0F1 ATP synthase subunit B gives MNLNLTLIGQAISFAIFVWFCMKFVWPPVIAALEERSKKIADGLEAANRASRDLELAQEQATQILRESKDNAAEIIEQANKRANQMIDEAKEQVIADGKRLRESAQAEIEQDVMRAKEALRAQVSVLAFAGAEKILGATIDEKAHSEIVEQLAKEL, from the coding sequence GTGAACTTAAATCTCACACTTATAGGCCAAGCTATCTCGTTTGCTATTTTTGTCTGGTTCTGCATGAAATTTGTGTGGCCACCAGTGATTGCTGCGCTCGAAGAGCGTAGCAAAAAAATAGCAGACGGTTTAGAAGCAGCGAACCGAGCTTCACGTGACCTTGAGCTGGCACAAGAACAAGCCACTCAAATTCTACGTGAAAGCAAAGACAACGCGGCCGAGATTATTGAACAAGCCAACAAACGTGCGAACCAAATGATCGACGAGGCAAAAGAGCAGGTGATTGCCGATGGCAAACGTCTGCGTGAATCAGCTCAAGCAGAGATCGAACAAGACGTAATGCGTGCTAAAGAAGCATTGCGTGCTCAAGTTTCTGTTCTTGCATTTGCTGGTGCCGAAAAGATTTTGGGAGCCACCATTGACGAAAAAGCACATAGCGAGATCGTTGAACAGCTCGCCAAAGAGCTTTAA
- the atpE gene encoding F0F1 ATP synthase subunit C, giving the protein METVVGLTVISVAILIGLAALGTAIGFAILGGKFLEASARQPELAPMLQTKMFIVAGLLDAVSMIGVGIALFFTFANPFVALVAG; this is encoded by the coding sequence ATGGAAACTGTTGTTGGTTTAACTGTTATCTCTGTAGCAATCCTTATCGGCTTGGCTGCATTGGGTACAGCAATTGGCTTTGCTATCTTGGGTGGCAAATTTCTTGAGGCAAGTGCTCGTCAACCAGAACTTGCACCAATGCTACAAACCAAAATGTTCATCGTTGCAGGTCTTTTGGATGCTGTATCTATGATCGGTGTTGGTATCGCATTGTTCTTCACTTTCGCAAACCCATTCGTTGCTTTGGTTGCAGGCTAA
- the atpB gene encoding F0F1 ATP synthase subunit A: MASENPMAAEYIKHHLQNLTFGQHPDGSWGIAETSKQASDMGFWAIHLDTMGFSIGLGILFLWLFRIAAKKASVATPTGLQNFVEMMVEFVDNSVKESFHGKSKVIAPLALTIFVWIFLMNLMDLVPVDFIPRIAHDIFGLEYFKIVPTTDINATLGLSLSVFFLIIFYSIKMKGISGFTKELTLQPFNTPIMIPFNFVLEMVGLLAKPVSLALRLFGNLYAGELIFILIAILPWGVQWALSVPWAIFHILVITLQAFIFMMLTIVYLSMAHEEH, from the coding sequence ATGGCAAGTGAAAATCCAATGGCTGCGGAGTACATAAAGCATCACCTTCAGAACTTGACCTTTGGTCAGCATCCTGATGGAAGCTGGGGTATTGCGGAGACTTCTAAGCAAGCTTCAGATATGGGCTTTTGGGCTATACATCTTGATACAATGGGGTTCTCTATTGGTTTGGGGATTCTGTTTTTATGGTTGTTTCGTATAGCTGCAAAAAAAGCTTCTGTAGCAACGCCAACAGGTCTACAGAACTTTGTAGAGATGATGGTTGAGTTTGTTGATAATTCAGTTAAAGAAAGTTTTCATGGCAAAAGCAAAGTTATCGCTCCGTTAGCGTTAACCATTTTTGTGTGGATATTCTTGATGAATTTAATGGACTTGGTTCCGGTCGACTTTATTCCAAGAATTGCGCATGACATTTTTGGTTTGGAGTATTTTAAAATAGTACCGACAACCGACATTAATGCCACACTAGGTTTGTCATTATCTGTTTTCTTCCTAATTATTTTTTACAGCATAAAAATGAAAGGCATTAGTGGCTTTACGAAAGAGTTGACACTTCAACCTTTCAACACGCCAATTATGATTCCATTTAATTTTGTATTGGAAATGGTTGGTTTGTTGGCAAAACCTGTATCATTAGCGTTGCGATTGTTTGGTAACTTGTATGCTGGTGAGTTGATCTTTATATTGATCGCCATTTTGCCATGGGGGGTTCAATGGGCCTTGTCCGTGCCATGGGCAATCTTTCATATTCTAGTCATAACATTGCAAGCGTTTATCTTTATGATGTTGACTATTGTGTATCTGAGTATGGCTCACGAAGAACACTAA
- a CDS encoding ATP synthase subunit I, translating to METKKPLSASAIISAKKKAIFHFLQLQIFLIFFVSLGIFYFSGGLSGYSFLLGAFSSILPNIYMAWRVFGHKRILPAKEVVKSFYRGEAGKLVITALLLSLVFILVKPLAAGSFFIGFGLAILSHWLSPAFIR from the coding sequence ATGGAGACGAAAAAGCCACTAAGCGCGAGTGCGATAATTAGCGCTAAAAAGAAGGCTATTTTTCATTTTCTACAATTACAAATATTCCTTATTTTTTTCGTATCGTTGGGAATTTTTTATTTTTCTGGCGGTCTGAGTGGGTACTCTTTTCTACTGGGCGCTTTTTCCAGTATTTTACCCAACATTTATATGGCTTGGCGGGTGTTTGGCCATAAAAGAATTTTGCCTGCAAAAGAGGTTGTTAAATCTTTTTATAGAGGTGAAGCCGGTAAGTTGGTGATAACAGCGTTACTGCTATCATTAGTCTTTATACTAGTAAAACCTCTTGCGGCAGGAAGCTTTTTTATAGGCTTTGGTTTGGCAATTTTGAGTCACTGGCTCAGCCCTGCATTTATTCGTTAA
- a CDS encoding ParB/RepB/Spo0J family partition protein — MTMKKRGLGRGLDALLAPQSTPTNEADSGSDSEQIKGLTYLPVEWLSKGKFQPRRDMNPAQLEDLAASIRNQGIMQPIVVRPNGHNQYEIIAGERRWRAAKLADLTQVPVIVRHVEDADAVVLALIENIQREDLNPVEEALALQRLVEDFHLTQQEVADTVGKSRSTVANLLRLLGLTPEVRRLLEHGDIEMGHARALLPLEHDKQIQAASQVVTKSLSVRETERLVKNFQVVEKNEDSKPPLPDLSAEAERVSQKINAAVKIQPSAKGKGKLVIEYRNPEHLELLISELLAGK; from the coding sequence ATGACGATGAAAAAAAGAGGTCTAGGTCGTGGCTTAGATGCATTATTGGCACCACAATCAACGCCAACCAATGAGGCTGATAGTGGCTCTGATAGTGAGCAAATAAAAGGCCTGACTTATTTGCCTGTGGAATGGCTATCCAAAGGTAAATTCCAACCTCGTCGTGACATGAATCCTGCGCAACTTGAAGATTTAGCCGCGTCGATTCGTAATCAAGGTATTATGCAACCTATTGTGGTGCGACCAAACGGCCATAATCAATACGAAATTATTGCTGGTGAACGCCGTTGGCGAGCCGCCAAATTGGCCGATTTAACACAAGTACCTGTGATCGTGCGTCACGTCGAAGACGCCGATGCTGTGGTTCTTGCCTTAATTGAAAACATTCAACGTGAAGACCTAAACCCAGTTGAAGAAGCCTTGGCGTTACAGCGTTTGGTCGAGGATTTTCACCTTACTCAACAAGAAGTTGCCGATACGGTTGGTAAATCTCGTTCAACTGTGGCGAATTTATTACGCTTATTAGGATTAACACCGGAAGTTCGTCGCTTGTTAGAGCATGGCGATATTGAAATGGGTCATGCGCGCGCTTTATTACCTTTAGAACATGACAAACAAATTCAAGCGGCATCACAAGTTGTGACCAAATCTTTGTCTGTTCGCGAAACAGAGAGATTGGTGAAAAACTTTCAAGTCGTTGAAAAAAATGAAGATAGTAAACCTCCCCTGCCAGATTTAAGTGCAGAAGCAGAACGTGTCAGTCAAAAAATTAATGCGGCGGTAAAAATCCAACCTTCAGCCAAGGGAAAAGGTAAGCTGGTCATTGAGTATCGTAACCCTGAACACCTAGAACTCTTGATTAGCGAGCTGCTTGCAGGGAAATGA